The Sphingomonas sinipercae genome contains a region encoding:
- a CDS encoding DEAD/DEAH box helicase, which yields MQHPRLHDALAEALTARGFEQLTPVQSAVVAEEADGRDLIVSAKTGSGKTVAFGMAMAAQLIEADRLTFTREPLALVIAPTRELAMQVSKELDWLYASAGARVVTCVGGMDPMKERRALQGGVHIVVGTPGRLRDHLERGALDLSALRVAVLDEADEMLDMGFREELEEILDATPQGRRTLLFSATMPRPIVALAKRYQKDALRIETLGDNQGHQDIAYQAVAVSPTDIEHAVVNLLRFHDAETAILFCATREAVRRLHSSLTERGFQAVALSGEHSQSERNHALQALRDQRARVCVATDVAARGIDLPSVSLVVHVELPRDAEALQHRSGRTGRAGRKGTAILIVPYQRRKRVEGMLRGARIDAEWVQVPSAAQIRDKDRERLLVALSEPAELEEEDRELANQLMAKLSPEAIVAALVKSLRTDMPAPEDILSPAERAERRPDGPRPGFENAVWFQMNAGRRHNADPRWLLPLICRYGHVGRAEIGAIRIAASESYFQVSERATPGFIKALRRAVISPEDQGLMIEPAPQREPSNYRPEQAHEQPRVKKPRRPKPA from the coding sequence ATGCAACATCCCCGGCTTCATGACGCCCTCGCCGAGGCGCTGACCGCGCGCGGCTTCGAACAACTCACGCCTGTCCAGTCGGCCGTCGTCGCTGAGGAAGCGGATGGCCGCGATCTCATTGTTTCGGCCAAGACCGGGTCGGGCAAGACCGTTGCCTTCGGCATGGCGATGGCCGCGCAGCTGATCGAGGCCGACCGGCTGACCTTCACCCGCGAACCGCTGGCCCTGGTCATCGCCCCGACTCGCGAACTTGCGATGCAGGTCAGCAAGGAGCTCGACTGGCTCTATGCCAGCGCCGGCGCCCGGGTCGTCACCTGCGTCGGCGGCATGGACCCGATGAAGGAACGGCGCGCGCTCCAGGGCGGGGTGCACATCGTCGTCGGCACGCCGGGCCGACTTCGCGACCACCTGGAACGCGGCGCTCTCGACCTTTCGGCGCTTCGCGTCGCGGTGCTCGACGAGGCCGACGAGATGCTCGACATGGGCTTCCGCGAGGAGCTTGAAGAAATCCTCGATGCCACCCCTCAGGGCCGCCGCACCTTGTTGTTCTCCGCGACGATGCCGCGGCCGATCGTGGCGCTCGCCAAGCGCTACCAGAAGGACGCGCTTCGGATCGAAACCCTGGGCGACAACCAGGGGCATCAGGACATCGCTTACCAGGCGGTGGCGGTATCGCCGACCGACATCGAGCATGCGGTGGTCAACCTCCTGCGCTTCCACGATGCGGAGACGGCGATCCTGTTCTGCGCCACCCGCGAGGCGGTGCGGCGGCTCCATTCCAGCCTGACCGAGCGGGGCTTCCAGGCGGTCGCCTTGTCTGGCGAGCACAGCCAGAGCGAGCGCAACCACGCGCTGCAGGCCTTGCGCGACCAGCGCGCCCGCGTCTGCGTCGCCACCGACGTCGCGGCACGCGGCATCGACCTGCCGTCGGTCTCGCTGGTCGTCCACGTCGAGCTTCCCCGCGATGCCGAGGCGCTGCAGCACCGGTCGGGCCGCACCGGGCGCGCCGGGCGCAAAGGCACGGCAATCCTCATCGTCCCGTACCAGCGCCGCAAGCGCGTCGAGGGGATGCTTCGCGGTGCCCGCATCGATGCCGAGTGGGTCCAGGTGCCGTCCGCCGCCCAGATCCGCGACAAGGACCGGGAGCGATTGCTGGTCGCCCTGTCCGAACCGGCCGAGCTTGAGGAAGAGGACCGCGAACTCGCCAACCAGCTGATGGCCAAGCTTTCGCCGGAAGCGATCGTCGCGGCCTTGGTCAAATCGCTGCGCACGGATATGCCGGCGCCGGAGGATATCCTGAGCCCAGCCGAGCGCGCAGAACGGCGTCCGGACGGCCCGCGCCCGGGTTTCGAGAATGCGGTCTGGTTCCAGATGAACGCCGGCCGCCGCCACAATGCCGACCCGCGCTGGCTGCTGCCGCTGATCTGCCGCTACGGTCATGTCGGGCGGGCCGAGATCGGCGCGATCCGGATCGCAGCAAGCGAAAGCTATTTCCAGGTCAGCGAACGGGCCACGCCCGGCTTCATCAAGGCGCTTCGCCGGGCCGTCATCTCACCGGAGGACCAAGGGCTGATGATCGAGCCGGCGCCGCAGCGCGAGCCGTCGAATTACCGGCCCGAGCAGGCGCACGAGCAGCCGCGCGTGAAGAAGCCGCGCCGGCCGAAACCGGCCTAG
- the pnp gene encoding polyribonucleotide nucleotidyltransferase: MFDIKTVEADLGGKTLKLETGRVARQANGAVMATLGETVVLCAVTAAKSVKPGQDFFPLTVHYQEKFSAAGRIPGGFFKRERGATEKETLTSRLIDRPIRPLFPEGFYNEVLVIAQVLSYDGENEPDILAMIAASAALTISGVPFMGPIGAARVGYSAEGEYILNPTQAQIAEGKLDLVMAGTPNAVMMVESEAKELSEDEMLGAVMFGHKASQEVCKAIIKLAEQAAKEPWELPEDTESEGILAKLKDLAGDGLEKAYGIVGKAERVAALAAAKTPFKDAYADADPATALKATKLGKKLEANIVRGAILKDGRRIDGRGPRDIRPIEAMVHFLPRAHGSAIFTRGETQAIVSTTLGTKESEQMIDGLEGLSYSRFMLHYNFPPYSVGEVGRFGAPSRRETGHGKLAWRALHPMLPSAEEFPYTIRVLSDITESNGSSSMATVCGGSLAMMDAGVPLKAPVAGIAMGLILEGKDFAVISDILGDEDHLGDMDFKVAGTSNGITALQMDIKVAGITEEIMKVALAQAKEGRAHILGEMAKALDHTREELSAHAPRIETMQVPKDKIREVIGTGGKVIREIVAETGAKVDIDDDGTIKIASSDPAKIEAARAWIHGIVAEPIPGTIYTGKVANIVDFGAFVTFMPGKDGLVHVSEIKNERVENVRDVLSEGQEVKVKLLEVDQRGKVRLSMRVVDQETGAELEDTRPPKEPREGGDRGPRGDRGDRGRGRGGDRDRGPRREGGGRDGGGRGDRGPRGEGRGERGPRRDGGEGQGNEGGSEPTFAPAFLTGDDAD, from the coding sequence ATGTTCGATATCAAAACCGTAGAAGCCGATCTTGGCGGCAAGACCCTCAAGCTCGAAACCGGCCGCGTTGCGCGCCAGGCCAATGGCGCCGTCATGGCCACGCTCGGCGAAACCGTCGTCCTTTGCGCGGTCACTGCCGCCAAGAGCGTGAAGCCGGGGCAGGACTTCTTCCCGCTGACCGTCCACTATCAGGAAAAGTTTTCGGCCGCCGGGCGTATCCCGGGCGGCTTCTTCAAGCGTGAGCGCGGCGCGACCGAAAAGGAAACGCTGACCAGCCGCCTGATCGACCGTCCGATCCGCCCGCTGTTCCCGGAAGGCTTCTACAACGAAGTCCTCGTGATCGCGCAGGTCCTTTCCTACGACGGCGAGAACGAGCCCGACATCCTGGCGATGATCGCCGCGTCGGCAGCGCTGACCATCTCCGGCGTTCCCTTCATGGGCCCGATTGGCGCCGCTCGCGTCGGCTATTCGGCCGAAGGCGAATATATCCTCAACCCGACGCAGGCGCAGATTGCCGAAGGCAAGCTCGACCTCGTCATGGCCGGCACGCCGAACGCGGTGATGATGGTCGAATCGGAGGCCAAGGAGCTCTCGGAAGACGAGATGCTCGGCGCCGTCATGTTCGGCCACAAGGCTAGCCAGGAAGTTTGCAAGGCCATCATCAAGCTGGCCGAGCAGGCCGCCAAGGAGCCTTGGGAACTGCCCGAGGACACCGAGAGCGAAGGCATTCTCGCCAAGCTCAAAGATCTCGCCGGTGACGGCCTTGAAAAGGCCTATGGGATCGTCGGCAAGGCTGAGCGCGTCGCTGCGCTCGCCGCCGCCAAGACGCCGTTCAAGGATGCTTATGCGGACGCCGACCCGGCGACTGCCCTGAAGGCCACCAAGCTCGGCAAGAAGCTTGAAGCCAACATCGTTCGTGGCGCCATCCTCAAGGACGGCCGCCGCATCGACGGCCGCGGTCCCAGGGACATCCGGCCGATCGAGGCGATGGTCCACTTCCTGCCGCGCGCGCACGGCTCGGCGATTTTCACCCGCGGTGAAACGCAGGCTATCGTCAGCACCACGCTTGGCACCAAGGAATCGGAACAGATGATCGACGGGCTGGAGGGTCTCTCCTACTCGCGCTTCATGCTGCACTATAACTTCCCGCCTTACTCGGTCGGTGAGGTCGGCCGCTTCGGCGCCCCGTCCCGGCGTGAGACCGGCCACGGCAAGCTCGCCTGGCGCGCGCTTCATCCGATGCTGCCGAGCGCGGAGGAGTTTCCCTATACGATCCGCGTCCTGTCCGACATTACCGAGTCCAACGGCTCCAGCTCGATGGCCACCGTCTGCGGCGGCTCCCTTGCGATGATGGACGCCGGCGTTCCGCTGAAGGCGCCAGTCGCCGGCATTGCCATGGGCCTGATCCTCGAAGGCAAGGACTTCGCCGTAATCAGCGACATCCTTGGCGACGAAGATCACCTTGGTGACATGGACTTCAAGGTTGCGGGCACGTCCAACGGCATCACCGCGCTGCAAATGGACATCAAGGTCGCCGGCATCACCGAGGAGATCATGAAGGTGGCCCTCGCCCAGGCGAAGGAAGGCCGCGCCCACATCCTGGGCGAAATGGCCAAGGCGCTCGATCATACGCGCGAAGAACTGTCCGCCCACGCGCCGCGCATCGAAACGATGCAGGTACCCAAGGACAAGATTCGCGAAGTCATCGGCACCGGCGGAAAGGTCATCCGTGAAATCGTCGCGGAGACCGGCGCGAAGGTGGACATCGACGACGACGGCACGATCAAGATCGCGTCTTCGGACCCGGCCAAGATCGAGGCCGCGCGCGCCTGGATCCACGGCATCGTGGCCGAGCCGATCCCGGGCACCATTTACACCGGCAAGGTCGCCAACATCGTCGATTTCGGCGCGTTCGTGACCTTCATGCCGGGCAAGGATGGCCTGGTGCACGTTTCGGAGATCAAGAACGAGCGGGTCGAGAACGTCCGCGACGTTCTGTCCGAAGGCCAGGAGGTCAAGGTCAAGCTGCTCGAGGTCGACCAGCGCGGCAAGGTCCGCCTGTCGATGCGCGTCGTCGATCAGGAAACCGGTGCCGAGCTCGAAGACACCCGCCCGCCCAAGGAGCCCCGTGAAGGCGGCGACCGCGGACCGCGCGGCGATCGTGGCGATCGTGGCCGTGGCCGCGGCGGCGACCGCGATCGCGGACCCCGTCGTGAAGGCGGTGGACGCGACGGCGGCGGACGCGGCGATCGCGGCCCGCGCGGCGAAGGCCGCGGCGAGCGTGGTCCCCGGCGCGACGGCGGTGAAGGTCAAGGCAACGAAGGCGGCAGCGAACCCACGTTCGCCCCAGCCTTCCTGACCGGCGACGACGCCGACTGA
- the rpsO gene encoding 30S ribosomal protein S15 has translation MSITAERKQEVIKEHGRGKDDTGSPEVQVAILTDRINTLTAHFKTHAKDNHSRRGLLMMVNKRRSLLDYLRREDEKRYTDLIAKLGLRK, from the coding sequence ATGTCGATTACCGCTGAGCGCAAGCAGGAAGTTATCAAGGAACACGGCCGCGGCAAGGACGACACCGGTTCGCCCGAGGTCCAGGTCGCCATCCTCACCGACCGCATCAACACGCTGACCGCCCACTTCAAGACGCACGCGAAGGACAACCATTCGCGCCGCGGCCTGCTGATGATGGTCAACAAGCGCCGGTCGCTGCTCGATTACCTCCGCCGCGAGGACGAAAAGCGCTACACCGATCTCATCGCGAAGCTTGGCCTTCGCAAGTAA
- the truB gene encoding tRNA pseudouridine(55) synthase TruB codes for MHGWVILDKPVGLGSTQAVSAVKRALREAGEPKTKVGHGGTLDPLASGVLPIAIGEATKVAGRMLDATKAYDFTIRFGEETDTLDLEGAVIATSDVRPTLAQVEAVLCAFTGPIEQVPPAYSALKIDGKAAYARARAGEEVEMGPRSVTVHALSILQPGESEEPAEDREQLEFRLSGSGEVTLSATVSKGTYIRSLARDIARALNTVGHVTMLRRTRAGPFGLDSAISLDFLAETAKARELTRTVVPLQAALDDIPALPVTPDQAQLLRHGQRLAGFPATPGLQLACLDDVPVALVEAAVDGLKVVRGFNL; via the coding sequence ATCCACGGCTGGGTCATTCTCGACAAGCCCGTTGGCCTTGGCTCCACCCAAGCGGTCAGCGCGGTCAAGCGCGCCCTTCGCGAGGCTGGCGAGCCGAAGACCAAGGTGGGTCATGGCGGCACGCTGGACCCGCTCGCCAGCGGCGTGCTTCCGATCGCCATTGGCGAAGCGACCAAGGTCGCGGGCCGAATGCTCGATGCGACCAAGGCTTACGATTTCACCATACGGTTCGGCGAAGAGACCGATACGCTCGACCTGGAGGGCGCTGTGATCGCCACCAGCGACGTACGCCCAACGCTGGCGCAGGTCGAAGCCGTGCTTTGCGCCTTCACCGGCCCGATCGAGCAAGTGCCGCCGGCTTATTCGGCACTCAAGATTGACGGGAAAGCCGCCTACGCCCGCGCCCGCGCCGGGGAGGAGGTCGAGATGGGTCCGCGATCCGTCACGGTGCACGCTCTCTCGATTCTTCAGCCCGGCGAAAGCGAGGAGCCAGCGGAGGATAGAGAACAACTGGAGTTCCGTCTTAGCGGGAGCGGCGAAGTGACCCTCTCGGCCACCGTATCAAAGGGCACCTACATCCGCTCGCTGGCCCGCGACATTGCCCGGGCGTTGAACACGGTCGGCCACGTCACCATGTTGAGGCGGACACGCGCTGGGCCGTTCGGGCTCGATTCGGCCATTTCGCTGGACTTCCTGGCCGAAACCGCTAAGGCGCGCGAGCTGACGAGGACGGTTGTTCCGCTTCAAGCGGCGCTGGACGACATCCCGGCCCTCCCCGTCACCCCCGATCAGGCACAGCTGCTCCGGCATGGACAGCGCTTGGCCGGGTTCCCCGCAACACCGGGGCTCCAACTGGCCTGCCTGGACGATGTCCCGGTGGCGCTGGTCGAAGCCGCGGTTGACGGCCTCAAGGTCGTCCGGGGGTTCAACCTTTAA
- a CDS encoding thymidine kinase, protein MAKLYFYYAAMNAGKSTTLLQADFNYRERGMETALWTAAHDDRAGTGTIGSRIALSAPARTYSPADDMFVATAEELKKRTLDCILVDEAQFLTRDHVRQLCRVSDEFHIPVLCYGLRTDFLGELFEGSAALLALADALIELKTVCECGRKATMNLRVDAEGHAVGAGEQTEIGGNDRYIALCRRHFFERLRESHARQLSLGLPRKP, encoded by the coding sequence ATGGCCAAGCTCTATTTCTATTATGCGGCGATGAATGCCGGTAAATCGACGACCCTGCTGCAGGCGGACTTCAACTATCGCGAGCGGGGGATGGAGACGGCGCTGTGGACGGCGGCGCACGACGACCGCGCCGGGACCGGGACCATTGGTTCGCGCATTGCCCTGTCCGCGCCGGCGCGGACCTATTCGCCCGCCGACGACATGTTCGTCGCGACAGCCGAGGAACTGAAGAAGCGCACGCTCGACTGCATCCTGGTCGACGAAGCGCAGTTCCTCACGCGCGACCACGTGCGGCAGCTGTGCCGGGTGTCGGACGAGTTCCATATTCCAGTGCTTTGCTACGGCTTGCGCACCGATTTCCTCGGCGAATTGTTCGAAGGCAGCGCGGCGTTGCTGGCGCTGGCTGATGCGCTGATCGAATTGAAGACGGTTTGCGAATGCGGCCGCAAGGCGACGATGAACCTGCGCGTCGATGCCGAAGGGCACGCAGTCGGCGCCGGCGAGCAGACCGAAATTGGCGGCAACGACCGTTACATCGCCCTGTGCCGCCGCCACTTCTTCGAGCGGCTTCGGGAAAGCCATGCACGACAGCTCTCACTCGGCCTCCCGCGCAAGCCGTGA